One part of the Peromyscus leucopus breed LL Stock chromosome 19, UCI_PerLeu_2.1, whole genome shotgun sequence genome encodes these proteins:
- the LOC114686160 gene encoding LOW QUALITY PROTEIN: protocadherin alpha-3-like (The sequence of the model RefSeq protein was modified relative to this genomic sequence to represent the inferred CDS: inserted 2 bases in 1 codon; deleted 1 base in 1 codon), with protein sequence MVFSWREDQRLLLWLLLLAAWEAGSGQLHYSVPEEAKHGTFVGRIAQDLGLELAELVPRLFRVASKDRGDLLEVNLQNGILFVNSRIDREELCGRSAECSIHLEVIVDRPLQVFHVEVEVRDINDNPPVFPMATKNLFIYESRQLGSRFSLEGASDADIGTNSLLTYSLNSSEYFTLDVKRKDEEIKSLGLVLKKLLNREAIPEHHLLITAVDGGKPELTGTTQVKITVLDVNDNAPAFERTLYKVRLSENAPNGTVVVDVNASDLDEGVNKDIVYSFPWIXVTEILSKFHLDPINGYITVKDNIDFEETKSFEIQVEAADKGTPPMTDHCTVLVEIVDVNDNVPELVIKSLSIPVLENSAPGTVIALISVSDRDSGANGQVTCSLTPQVPFKLVSTFKNYYSLVLDSALDRETTADYKVVVTARDGGSPSLWATASVSVEVADVNDNAPVFAQPEYTVFVKENNPPGAHIFTVSAMDADAQENALVSYSLVERRVGERLLSSYVSVHAESGKVFALQPLDHEELELLQFQVSARDAGVPSLGSNVTLQVFVLDENDNAPALLGPQAGSAVSELVSRSVGAGHVVTKIRAVDADSGYNAWLSYELQSAVGSGRLPFRVGLYTGEISTTRVLDEADAPRQRLLVLVKDHGEPMLTATATLLLSLVENGHTPNAPSRALVDSAGREASLVDVNVYLIIAICAVSSLLVLTLLLYLALRCSATPTEGVCGPGKPVLVCSSAVGSWSYSQQRRQRCALERSRPKPTSWPSAQVLHPVQLVRRKRTN encoded by the exons ATGGTGTTTTCTTGGAGAGAAGATCAGCGTCTGCTGCTCTGGCTTCTTCTCCTCGCAGCCTGGGAGGCAGGGAGCGGCCAGCTCCACTACTCCGTCCCCGAGGAGGCCAAACACGGCACCTTCGTGGGCCGCATCGCTCaggacctggggctggagctggcgGAACTGGTGCCCCGCCTGTTCAGGGTGGCGTCCAAGGACCGCGGGGACCTTCTGGAGGTAAATCTGCAGAATGGCATTTTGTTTGTGAATTCTCGGATCGACCGGGAGGAGCTGTGCGGGCGGAGCGCGGAGTGCAGCATCCATTTGGAGGTGATCGTGGACCGGCCGCTGCAGGTTTTCcatgtggaggtggaggtgagggaCATTAACGACAATCCTCCAGTATTTCCAATGGCCACAAAGAATCTGTTTATCTATGAATCTCGACAGCTTGGCTCTCGGTTTTCGCTAGAGGGCGCATCAGATGCAGATATAGGAACAAATTCTTTGTTGACTTACAGTCTTAACTCCAGTGAGTACTTTACTTTGGATGTCAAAAGAAAAGATGAGGAAATTAAATCTCTGGGACTCGTGTTGAAAAAACTTTTAAATCGAGAGGCCATTCCTGAACATCATTTACTGATAACGGCAGTTGATGGCGGGAAACCTGAGCTAACTGGGACCACTCAAGTGAAGATCACTGTCCTCGATGTGAACGACAACGCCCCTGCATTTGAGAGGACGCTCTACAAAGTCAGATTATCCGAAAATGCACCGAATGGTACTGTAGTGGTGGATGTTAATGCCTCTGATTTGGATGAAGGCGTAAATAAGGACATTGTTTATTCTTTCCCCTGGAT CGTCACTGAGATCCTGTCAAAATTCCACTTAGACCCGATTAATGGATACATCACTGTGAAAGACAACATAGATTTTGAGGAAACTAAGTCTTTTGAAATCCAGGTAGAGGCAGCAGACAAGGGAACCCCTCCAATGACAGACCACTGCACGGTCCTAGTTGAAATTGTGGATGTCAATGATAATGTGCCTGAATTGGTCATTAAGTCACTATCAATTCCTGTGTTAGAAAATTCTGCACCTGGCACCGTTATCGCACTGATCAGTGTGTCCGACCGTGACTCTGGAGCCAATGGGCAGGTGACCTGCTCTCTGACCCCTCAGGTCCCCTTCAAGTTGGTGTCCACCTTCAAGAATTACTATTCGCTTGTGCTGGACAGCGCTCTGGACCGAGAAACCACAGCTGACTATAAGGTGGTGGTAACAGCCAGGGATGGGGGCTCGCCCTCGCTGTGGGCCACAGCCAGCGTGTCCGTGGAGGTGGCTGACGTCAACGACAACGCGCCCGTGTTCGCACAGCCAGAATACACGGTATTCGTGAAGGAGAACAACCCGCCTGGCGCGCACATCTTCACGGTGTCGGCCATGGATGCGGACGCGCAGGAGAACGCGCTGGTGTCCTACTCGCTGGTGGAGAGGAGGGTGGGCGAGCGCTTGCTGTCCAGCTATGTGTCTGTGCACGCGGAGAGCGGCAAGGTGTTCGCACTGCAGCCTCTGGACCATGAGGAGCTGGAGCTGCTGCAGTTCCAGGTGAGCGCGCGGGATGCTGGTGTGCCTTCCCTGGGCAGCAATGTGACTCTGCAGGTGTTTGTGCTGGATGAGAATGACAATGCGCCCGCGCTGCTGGGACCTCAGGCGGGCAGCGCAGTGAGCGAACTGGTGTCAAGGTCAGTGGGTGCGGGACATGTGGTGACAAAGATTCGCGCGGTAGACGCAGACTCTGGCTACAACGCGTGGCTCTCTTATGAGCTGCAGTCGGCGGTGGGCAGTGGGCGCCTCCCGTTCCGGGTGGGTCTGTATACCGGTGAGATCAGCACCACGCGTGTCCTAGATGAGGCAGATGCGCCAAGACAGCGCCTATTGGTGCTGGTGAAGGACCACGGCGAGCCGATGctgacagccacagctacattgCTGTTGTCTCTCGTGGAGAATGGGCACACGCCAAATGCCCCATCGCGGGctttggtggattctgctggcaGGGAGGCATCGCTAGTGGATGTCAACGTGTACCTGATCATCGCCATCTGCGCAGTGTCCAGCCTGTTGGTGCTCACGCTGCTGCTGTACCTTGCACTCAGGTGCTCAGCAACGCCCACGGAGGGTGTGTGTGGGCCGGGGAAGCCCGTGCTGGTGTGCTCCAGCGCGGTGGGGAGCTGGTCATACTCAcagcagaggagacagaga tgTGCTCTGGAGAGGTCCCGCCCAAAACCGACCTCATGGCCTTCAGCCCAAGTCTTACACCCTGTCCAGTTAGTCAGGAGAAAGAGGACAAACTGA